Within Desulfuromonadales bacterium, the genomic segment CTCAGTGGATTATACCGCACAATACCGAGGGGAACAGGTGGGGGAAGCATAGACCCTGGATTGCGGGATGCATCCCGGCGGCAAAATGCTTTTTCCCCTTAAAAAACCGTAGGGTATACGTTTTCACCGTGTTAGTGTTTTCCCATGGTGACGCAACTGATCAGCCAACGCGACCTGCAGCTGGCCAGAAACCTGGTCGAAAGCAGCGGCCTCGCCTTCGAGGAGAACTTCGATGTCCTCGTCGGCATTTTCGAGGCGGGTGCCCTGGTGGCGGTGGCGGCGCGGCAGGAGAACATCCTGAAAATGTTCGCCATCGCCCCGTCCCACCGTGGCGGCCCGGC encodes:
- a CDS encoding citrate lyase ligase, translating into MVTQLISQRDLQLARNLVESSGLAFEENFDVLVGIFEAGALVAVAARQENILKMFAIAPSHRGGPA